A window of the Natrinema salifodinae genome harbors these coding sequences:
- a CDS encoding Glu/Leu/Phe/Val family dehydrogenase, giving the protein MNEDTNPFESLQSQIDEAATYLDVGDDVIERLKHPERVLETNLTVELDDGSLERFTAFRSQFNGDRGPYKGGIRYHPQVSRDEVKALSGWMTYKTAIVDIPLGGGKGGIVVDPADYSVAELERLTRAFAKELRPMIGEDRDVPAPDVNTGQREMNWIKDTYETLENTTEPSVITGKALDSGGSEGRVEATGRSTVIAAREAFEYLDKDLEGATVAVQGYGNAGWIAAKLIDRMGAHVVAASDSSGGIYDPDGFDPVAAKEHKNETGSVVGYEESEEEITNEDVLTLDVDLLIPAALENAVDADLAEDVKADVISEAANGPLTPAADEVLEEKDVFVIPDILANAGGVTVSYFEWVQNRQRFYWSEERVNEELEGIIVDAFDSLVETYEEHDLDNPRTAAYVVAIQRVADAFAEGGSWP; this is encoded by the coding sequence ATGAACGAGGATACCAATCCGTTCGAGAGCCTCCAGTCACAGATCGATGAGGCCGCGACGTACCTCGACGTCGGCGACGACGTTATCGAGCGGCTCAAACACCCGGAGCGAGTTCTCGAGACCAACCTCACGGTCGAACTCGACGACGGCTCCCTCGAGCGATTCACGGCCTTCCGATCGCAGTTCAACGGCGACCGCGGGCCCTACAAGGGCGGAATCCGCTACCACCCGCAGGTTTCCCGCGACGAGGTCAAGGCGCTGTCCGGCTGGATGACCTACAAGACCGCGATCGTCGACATTCCGCTCGGCGGCGGCAAGGGCGGCATCGTCGTCGACCCCGCCGACTACTCCGTGGCGGAACTCGAGCGACTCACCCGCGCGTTCGCCAAAGAACTCCGGCCGATGATCGGCGAGGACCGGGACGTCCCCGCGCCCGACGTGAACACTGGGCAGCGGGAGATGAACTGGATCAAGGACACCTACGAGACCCTCGAAAACACCACCGAACCGAGCGTCATCACGGGCAAGGCGCTCGACTCCGGCGGGAGCGAGGGTCGCGTCGAGGCGACCGGCCGCTCGACGGTTATCGCCGCCCGCGAGGCTTTCGAGTACCTCGACAAGGACCTCGAGGGCGCGACCGTCGCCGTCCAGGGCTACGGCAACGCCGGCTGGATTGCCGCCAAGCTGATCGACCGAATGGGTGCACACGTCGTCGCCGCCAGCGACTCGTCGGGCGGCATCTACGACCCCGACGGGTTCGACCCGGTTGCAGCAAAGGAACACAAGAACGAGACGGGCAGCGTCGTCGGCTACGAGGAGAGTGAGGAGGAGATCACGAACGAAGACGTGCTCACGCTCGACGTCGATCTGCTGATCCCCGCGGCCCTCGAGAACGCCGTCGACGCCGACCTCGCGGAGGACGTGAAAGCCGACGTCATCTCCGAGGCCGCGAACGGCCCACTGACCCCCGCGGCCGACGAGGTCCTCGAGGAGAAGGACGTCTTCGTCATCCCGGACATCCTCGCGAACGCCGGCGGCGTCACGGTCTCGTACTTCGAATGGGTCCAGAACCGCCAGCGGTTCTACTGGTCCGAGGAGCGCGTCAACGAGGAACTCGAGGGCATCATCGTCGACGCCTTCGACTCGCTCGTCGAGACCTACGAAGAACACGACCTCGACAACCCCCGGACCGCGGCCTACGTCGTCGCGATCCAGCGGGTCGCCGACGCCTTCGCGGAAGGCGGCAGCTGGCCCTAA
- a CDS encoding HpcH/HpaI aldolase/citrate lyase family protein — protein MARRSVLFSPGDRPELCRKAPGAGADVIVFDLEDAVAPTRKGEAREAVRSVLSDPEFDPDCEVCVRVTATDDSIADDLDALLGGGTDVALDAVMLPKIGSPDDVRALVDELGKYGAEFPVFALLESASGILAADEIAAVPATDALVFGAEDLAADVGATRTDEGTEVLYARERVVLAAAATDCAAIDTLVTDFEDETALREDTEFSIQLGYDGKLAIHPAQVDVINRAFTPSQEDREWAERVLAAKREADAEGRGVFEIDGEMIDAPLIAQARRIRDRAAAADGTEFND, from the coding sequence ATGGCTCGCAGAAGCGTCCTGTTCTCGCCAGGCGACCGCCCCGAACTGTGCCGGAAGGCACCCGGCGCTGGGGCGGACGTGATCGTCTTCGACCTCGAGGACGCCGTCGCACCCACGCGCAAGGGAGAGGCCCGCGAGGCGGTCCGAAGTGTCCTGTCTGACCCCGAGTTCGATCCCGACTGCGAGGTCTGCGTTCGGGTCACCGCGACCGACGACTCGATCGCGGACGACCTCGACGCCCTGCTCGGAGGCGGGACGGACGTCGCCCTCGACGCCGTCATGCTCCCGAAAATCGGCTCGCCGGACGACGTCCGCGCGCTCGTCGACGAACTCGGGAAGTACGGCGCGGAGTTCCCCGTTTTCGCGCTGCTCGAGAGCGCGAGCGGGATCCTCGCGGCCGACGAGATCGCGGCCGTGCCCGCGACCGACGCTCTGGTCTTCGGTGCGGAGGACCTCGCGGCGGACGTCGGCGCGACCAGGACCGACGAGGGCACCGAAGTGCTCTACGCGCGAGAGCGGGTCGTGCTCGCGGCGGCGGCGACCGACTGCGCGGCGATCGACACCCTCGTCACCGACTTCGAGGACGAGACGGCTCTGCGGGAGGACACCGAGTTCTCGATTCAGCTGGGATACGACGGGAAACTGGCGATCCATCCCGCGCAGGTCGACGTGATAAACCGGGCGTTCACGCCCTCGCAGGAGGACCGCGAGTGGGCCGAGCGCGTCCTGGCAGCTAAACGAGAGGCCGACGCCGAGGGACGGGGCGTTTTCGAGATCGACGGCGAAATGATCGACGCGCCGTTGATCGCGCAGGCCCGACGGATCCGCGATCGGGCAGCTGCCGCCGACGGAACTGAATTCAACGATTGA